A portion of the Bubalus kerabau isolate K-KA32 ecotype Philippines breed swamp buffalo chromosome 1, PCC_UOA_SB_1v2, whole genome shotgun sequence genome contains these proteins:
- the ZP4 gene encoding zona pellucida sperm-binding protein 4 isoform X1 — protein sequence MWLLLQFVWLCFLLSLGLNSQHQSEVPEYPDELRCGLRSFQFTINPLSQETETPPALVAWDNHGLPHSLQNDSDCGTWVSEGPGRSLVGEASYSGCYVTEWDSYYIMTVGIERAGVSGSAAVIETKLFKCPVNLPDVPNAGLCDSVPVWDRLPCAPSPITQGDCKQLGCCYNSEEVISCYYGNTVTSHCTQDGHFSIAVSRNVTSPPLLLNSVHLAFRNDSECKPVMATHTFVLFRFPFTTCGTTKQITGKQAVYENELVAARDVRTWSRGSITRDSTFRLQVSCSYSASSNALPVNVQVLTLPPPLPETQPGNLTLELKIAKDKRYRSYYTASDYPVVKLLRDAIYVEVSIHQRTDPSLKLRLDQCWATPSADALLQPQWPLLVNGCPYTGDNYQTKLIPVWEASDLPFPSHYQRFSISTFSFVDSVAKQALKGPVYLHCSASVCQPAGTPSCVTLCPARRRRSSDIHFQNNMASISSKGPLILLQAIQDSSEKLHKYSRSPVDSQALWVAGLSGVFIVGALLVSYLAIRKWR from the exons atgtggctgctgctgcaaTTTGTCTGGCTCTGTTTTCTATTGTCTCTTGGTCTGAATAGCCAGCATCAGTCCGAGGTACCTGAGTATCCTGACGAACTACGCTGTGGGCTAAGGAGCTTTCAATTCACCATAAACCCTCTCAGTCAGGAGACGGAGACTCCTCCTGCACTAGTAGCATGGG ATAACCATGGGCTGCCACACAGCCTGCAGAATGACTCGGACTGTGGCACCTGGGTCAGTGAGGGCCCTGGCCGCTCCCTGGTGGGGGAAGCCTCCTACAGTGGCTGCTATGTCACTGAGTGG GACTCCTACTACATCATGACTGTTGGAATTGAAAGAGCAGGTGTGAGCGGATCTGCAGCAGTTATAGAGACAAAGCTGTTCAAGTGCCCTGTGAATCTCCCAG ATGTCCCAAATGCTGGCCTTTGTGACTCTGTCCCAGTGTGGGACAGACTGCCATGTGCTCCTTCACCCATCACTCAAGGAGACTGCAAACAGCTAGGCTGCTGCTACAACTCTGAAGAGGTCATTTCCTGTTACTATGGAAACACAG TGACTTCACACTGTACCCAAGATGGCCACTTCTCTATTGCTGTGTCCCGGAATGTGACCTCGCCCCCACTGCTCTTGAATTCTGTACACTTGGCCTTCAGGAATGACAGTGAATGTAAACCCGTGATGGCAACACACACTTTTGTTCTGTTCCGGTTTCCATTTACTACCTGTGGTACTACAAAACAG ATCACTGGAAAGCAGGCGGTATATGAAAATGAGCTGGTTGCAGCTCGGGATGTGAGAACTTGGAGTCGTGGTTCTATTACCCGAGACAGTACCTTCAG GCTCCAAGTCAGTTGTAGCTACTCTGCAAGTAGCAATGCTCTCCCAGTTAATGTCCAGGTTCTTACTCTCCCACCACCCCTTCCTGAGACCCAGCCTGGAAACCTCACTCTGGAACTTAAGATTGCCAAAG ATAAACGCTATCGCTCCTACTACACGGCTAGTGACTACCCAGTGGTGAAGTTGCTTCGGGATGCCATCTATGTGGAAGTCTCCATCCATCAGAGAACAGACCCCAGTCTCAAGCTGCGCCTGGACCAGTGTTGGGCAACACCCAGCGCAGATGCCCTGCTCCAGCCCCAGTGGCCCTTGTTGGTGAATGG GTGCCCCTACACGGGAGACAACTATCAGACAAAACTGATCCCTGTCTGGGAAGCCTCAgacctgccatttccttctcactaCCAGCGCTTCAGCATTTCCACCTTCAGCTTTGTGGACTCAGTGGCAAAGCAGGCCCTCAAGGGACCG GTGTATCTGCACTGCAGTGCATCAGTCTGCCAGCCTGCTGGGACACCATCCTGTGTGACACTCTGTCCTGCCAGAC GAAGAAGAAGCTCTGACATCCATTTTCAGAACAACATGGCTAGCATTTCTAGCAAGGGTCCTTTGATTCTACTCCAAGCCATTCAAGACTCTTCAGAAAAGCTCCACAAATACTCAA GGTCTCCTGTAGACTCTCAAGCTTTGTGGGTAGCTGGCCTATCTGGAGTCTTTATCGTTGGAGCCTTGCTCGTGTCCTACCTGGCCATTAGGAAATGGAGATGA
- the ZP4 gene encoding zona pellucida sperm-binding protein 4 isoform X2 codes for MWLLLQFVWLCFLLSLGLNSQHQSEVPEYPDELRCGLRSFQFTINPLSQETETPPALVAWDNHGLPHSLQNDSDCGTWVSEGPGRSLVGEASYSGCYVTEWDSYYIMTVGIERAGVSGSAAVIETKLFKCPVNLPDVPNAGLCDSVPVWDRLPCAPSPITQGDCKQLGCCYNSEEVISCYYGNTVTSHCTQDGHFSIAVSRNVTSPPLLLNSVHLAFRNDSECKPVMATHTFVLFRFPFTTCGTTKQITGKQAVYENELVAARDVRTWSRGSITRDSTFRLQVSCSYSASSNALPVNVQVLTLPPPLPETQPGNLTLELKIAKDKRYRSYYTASDYPVVKLLRDAIYVEVSIHQRTDPSLKLRLDQCWATPSADALLQPQWPLLVNGCPYTGDNYQTKLIPVWEASDLPFPSHYQRFSISTFSFVDSVAKQALKGPVYLHCSASVCQPAGTPSCVTLCPARRRRSSDIHFQNNMASISSKGPLILLQAIQDSSEKLHKYSTQD; via the exons atgtggctgctgctgcaaTTTGTCTGGCTCTGTTTTCTATTGTCTCTTGGTCTGAATAGCCAGCATCAGTCCGAGGTACCTGAGTATCCTGACGAACTACGCTGTGGGCTAAGGAGCTTTCAATTCACCATAAACCCTCTCAGTCAGGAGACGGAGACTCCTCCTGCACTAGTAGCATGGG ATAACCATGGGCTGCCACACAGCCTGCAGAATGACTCGGACTGTGGCACCTGGGTCAGTGAGGGCCCTGGCCGCTCCCTGGTGGGGGAAGCCTCCTACAGTGGCTGCTATGTCACTGAGTGG GACTCCTACTACATCATGACTGTTGGAATTGAAAGAGCAGGTGTGAGCGGATCTGCAGCAGTTATAGAGACAAAGCTGTTCAAGTGCCCTGTGAATCTCCCAG ATGTCCCAAATGCTGGCCTTTGTGACTCTGTCCCAGTGTGGGACAGACTGCCATGTGCTCCTTCACCCATCACTCAAGGAGACTGCAAACAGCTAGGCTGCTGCTACAACTCTGAAGAGGTCATTTCCTGTTACTATGGAAACACAG TGACTTCACACTGTACCCAAGATGGCCACTTCTCTATTGCTGTGTCCCGGAATGTGACCTCGCCCCCACTGCTCTTGAATTCTGTACACTTGGCCTTCAGGAATGACAGTGAATGTAAACCCGTGATGGCAACACACACTTTTGTTCTGTTCCGGTTTCCATTTACTACCTGTGGTACTACAAAACAG ATCACTGGAAAGCAGGCGGTATATGAAAATGAGCTGGTTGCAGCTCGGGATGTGAGAACTTGGAGTCGTGGTTCTATTACCCGAGACAGTACCTTCAG GCTCCAAGTCAGTTGTAGCTACTCTGCAAGTAGCAATGCTCTCCCAGTTAATGTCCAGGTTCTTACTCTCCCACCACCCCTTCCTGAGACCCAGCCTGGAAACCTCACTCTGGAACTTAAGATTGCCAAAG ATAAACGCTATCGCTCCTACTACACGGCTAGTGACTACCCAGTGGTGAAGTTGCTTCGGGATGCCATCTATGTGGAAGTCTCCATCCATCAGAGAACAGACCCCAGTCTCAAGCTGCGCCTGGACCAGTGTTGGGCAACACCCAGCGCAGATGCCCTGCTCCAGCCCCAGTGGCCCTTGTTGGTGAATGG GTGCCCCTACACGGGAGACAACTATCAGACAAAACTGATCCCTGTCTGGGAAGCCTCAgacctgccatttccttctcactaCCAGCGCTTCAGCATTTCCACCTTCAGCTTTGTGGACTCAGTGGCAAAGCAGGCCCTCAAGGGACCG GTGTATCTGCACTGCAGTGCATCAGTCTGCCAGCCTGCTGGGACACCATCCTGTGTGACACTCTGTCCTGCCAGAC GAAGAAGAAGCTCTGACATCCATTTTCAGAACAACATGGCTAGCATTTCTAGCAAGGGTCCTTTGATTCTACTCCAAGCCATTCAAGACTCTTCAGAAAAGCTCCACAAATACTCAA CTCAAGACTAG